In a genomic window of Labrys wisconsinensis:
- a CDS encoding tetratricopeptide repeat protein, translating into MTHRVHKASATLSALALGLSMTASAAPALAFGGGGDTPSNTPVPRASVGAQAPTAARPAKVCRKGQVWSAKRKSCIKAMSGALPDEELLKQGRLLALAGYYTRAIPVLEAVGDKTRDPLVFTYLGYSHRKLGQTELGFAYYHRALAIDPNSLNTHEYLGEGYAAIGEPQAARVELAKVETLCGNRSCEQYQDLAEAITKAK; encoded by the coding sequence ATGACCCATCGAGTTCACAAAGCATCGGCCACGCTTAGCGCGCTGGCGCTGGGCCTGTCCATGACCGCATCGGCGGCGCCGGCGCTCGCCTTCGGCGGCGGGGGCGACACGCCGAGCAATACGCCGGTTCCCCGGGCCTCGGTCGGCGCGCAGGCGCCCACGGCGGCGAGGCCGGCCAAGGTCTGCCGCAAGGGGCAGGTGTGGAGCGCGAAGAGGAAGAGCTGCATCAAGGCGATGTCCGGCGCGCTGCCGGACGAGGAGCTGCTGAAGCAGGGCCGGCTGCTGGCGCTGGCAGGTTACTACACCCGCGCGATTCCCGTGCTCGAGGCCGTCGGCGACAAGACGCGCGATCCCCTCGTGTTCACCTATCTCGGCTACAGCCACCGCAAGCTCGGGCAGACGGAACTCGGCTTCGCCTATTACCACCGGGCCCTGGCGATCGACCCGAACAGCCTGAACACCCACGAATATCTCGGCGAGGGCTATGCGGCGATCGGCGAGCCGCAGGCCGCGAGGGTCGAGCTCGCCAAGGTCGAGACGCTGTGCGGCAACAGGAGCTGCGAGCAGTACCAGGACCTCGCCGAAGCGATCACCAAGGCGAAGTAG
- a CDS encoding NAD(P)-dependent oxidoreductase: MSSPPDIAAGRLAADDYARNFSDLHPPLTRHEARVAAERCLFCYDAPCIKACPTGIDIPMFIRQIMTGNTVGAAKTILDANIMGGMCSRVCPTETLCEEACVREASEGRAVEIGQLQRYATDDLFAKGRQLYHRGPATGRRIAVVGAGPAGLACAHRLAALGHEVVVYEAREKGGGLNEYGIAAYKSTEDFAQREVDYITGIGGITVEYGQRLGRDITLAGLRQAFDAVFLAIGLGDTNDLGLEDGLDGVVDAVDYIAGLRQAADLAGLPVGRSIVVIGGGMTAIDIASQTRRLGAESVTIAYRRGEKQMNASDYEQELAQTDGVLIRHWLKPARLVGEAGRLVAVELEYTREEGGRLVGTGERLTLPCDQLFAAIGQSLLPADIDGVPLTMEKGRIKVDAERRTSVPGIWAGGDCVAGGKDLTVAAVEDGKQAALSIDRALKAATAVAAA, from the coding sequence ATGTCTTCGCCCCCCGATATCGCAGCGGGCCGCCTCGCCGCGGACGACTATGCGCGCAACTTCTCCGACCTGCATCCGCCGCTGACGCGGCACGAGGCGCGCGTGGCGGCCGAGCGCTGCCTGTTCTGCTACGACGCGCCCTGCATCAAGGCCTGCCCGACCGGCATCGACATCCCGATGTTCATCCGGCAGATCATGACCGGCAACACGGTCGGCGCCGCCAAGACCATTCTCGACGCCAACATCATGGGCGGCATGTGCTCGCGCGTCTGCCCGACCGAGACGCTGTGCGAGGAAGCCTGCGTGCGCGAGGCCTCCGAGGGCCGCGCCGTCGAGATCGGCCAGCTGCAGCGCTATGCCACCGACGACCTCTTCGCCAAGGGGCGCCAGCTCTATCACCGCGGGCCCGCCACCGGCCGGCGCATCGCGGTGGTCGGCGCCGGGCCGGCAGGCCTCGCCTGCGCCCACCGGCTCGCCGCGCTCGGCCACGAGGTCGTGGTCTACGAGGCACGCGAGAAGGGCGGCGGCCTCAACGAATACGGCATCGCCGCCTACAAGAGCACCGAAGACTTCGCGCAGCGCGAGGTCGACTACATCACCGGCATCGGCGGCATCACCGTCGAATATGGCCAGCGCCTCGGGCGCGACATCACCCTGGCCGGCCTGCGGCAGGCCTTCGACGCCGTCTTCCTCGCCATCGGCCTCGGCGACACCAACGATCTCGGGCTTGAGGACGGCCTCGACGGCGTCGTCGACGCGGTCGACTACATTGCCGGCCTGCGCCAGGCCGCTGATCTCGCCGGCCTGCCGGTCGGCCGCAGCATCGTCGTCATCGGCGGCGGCATGACCGCCATCGACATCGCCTCGCAGACCCGGCGGCTCGGCGCCGAGAGCGTCACCATCGCCTATCGCCGCGGTGAGAAGCAGATGAACGCCTCGGACTATGAGCAGGAGCTCGCCCAGACCGACGGCGTGCTGATCCGCCACTGGCTGAAGCCGGCCCGGCTGGTCGGCGAGGCCGGCCGGCTGGTCGCCGTCGAGCTTGAATACACGCGCGAGGAGGGTGGGCGCCTCGTCGGCACCGGCGAGAGGCTGACCCTTCCCTGCGACCAGCTGTTCGCGGCCATCGGCCAGAGCCTGCTGCCGGCCGATATAGACGGCGTGCCGTTGACGATGGAGAAGGGCAGGATCAAGGTCGATGCCGAGCGCCGGACCTCCGTGCCCGGCATCTGGGCCGGCGGCGACTGCGTGGCCGGCGGCAAGGACCTCACGGTCGCCGCCGTCGAGGACGGCAAGCAGGCGGCGCTGTCGATCGACCGCGCCCTGAAGGCGGCGACGGCCGTCGCGGCCGCCTGA
- a CDS encoding RNA polymerase sigma factor produces MSIGGNEAVRAGLAAQLVPLWRYGLVLSGSRQAAEDLVQATCVRALERSGQFTPGTRLDRWLFAILRSIWLNELRARRMREGAGVEDAEAVLSFDGREAIETNILAAQVLREVWALPEAQRETVYLVYVEGLSYAEAAQALDIPVGTVMSRLAAARARLASLKDEAGPKLGENHGTG; encoded by the coding sequence ATGAGCATCGGGGGTAACGAAGCCGTGAGAGCCGGCCTGGCGGCGCAGCTGGTGCCGCTCTGGCGCTACGGCCTCGTGCTGTCGGGCAGCCGCCAGGCCGCCGAGGACCTGGTGCAGGCCACCTGCGTCCGGGCGCTCGAGCGCTCCGGCCAGTTCACGCCCGGCACCCGGCTCGACCGCTGGCTCTTCGCCATCCTGCGCTCGATCTGGCTCAACGAGCTGCGCGCCCGGCGCATGCGCGAGGGCGCCGGGGTGGAGGATGCCGAGGCGGTGCTGAGCTTCGACGGCCGCGAGGCCATCGAAACGAATATTTTGGCCGCTCAGGTGTTGAGGGAGGTGTGGGCGTTGCCCGAGGCACAGCGCGAGACCGTCTATCTCGTCTATGTCGAGGGGCTGAGCTATGCCGAGGCCGCGCAGGCGCTCGACATTCCGGTCGGGACGGTGATGAGCCGTCTCGCTGCGGCGCGGGCACGGCTCGCTTCGCTCAAGGACGAGGCGGGGCCGAAACTGGGGGAGAACCATGGCACGGGATGA
- a CDS encoding GNAT family N-acetyltransferase yields the protein MQRIDSVGEILVRVARPDDEAAVDRLLAASFPRLSAKAYAPTELARALPVMTKANPRLLASGSYFVAEALDGLLVGAGGWTRERPGTGEIEDGLAHVRHFAVDADWGGRGIGRSLFGRCRDTARDSGIARFECYATLNAEPFYAALGFSSVRRLEIMLAAATPLPSVVMTFSL from the coding sequence ATGCAGCGTATCGACAGTGTCGGCGAAATCCTGGTCCGCGTCGCCCGCCCCGACGACGAGGCCGCCGTCGATCGGTTGCTGGCGGCTTCCTTCCCGCGCCTGTCGGCAAAGGCCTACGCGCCCACCGAGCTCGCCCGGGCGCTGCCCGTGATGACGAAGGCCAATCCCCGACTGCTCGCGTCGGGCAGCTACTTCGTGGCCGAGGCCCTCGACGGCCTGCTCGTCGGCGCCGGCGGCTGGACCCGCGAGCGGCCCGGCACGGGCGAGATCGAGGACGGACTCGCCCATGTCAGGCATTTCGCCGTCGACGCGGACTGGGGCGGCCGGGGCATCGGCCGCTCGCTCTTCGGTCGCTGCCGGGATACCGCCCGCGACAGCGGCATCGCCCGGTTCGAATGCTATGCCACCTTGAATGCGGAGCCCTTCTATGCCGCGCTCGGCTTCAGCTCCGTCAGGCGCCTGGAGATCATGCTGGCCGCCGCGACGCCGCTGCCGAGCGTCGTGATGACATTCAGTCTTTGA
- the greA gene encoding transcription elongation factor GreA, with product MSRAFTRDGQEGEGAEVLPDRPLSPHRNLVTRRGLGRIEAALQGARSAFAQAERAGERGAMGHAARDIRYWQARRAGAELVEPGPDDGEVRFGMAVTLRYPDGRSRRWRIVGEDEADAGEGRISHVAPLARALYGKGVGDAVTIGAGEAEIEAIDAVPEAP from the coding sequence GTGAGCCGGGCCTTCACCCGGGACGGCCAGGAAGGCGAGGGGGCGGAGGTCCTGCCCGATCGTCCGCTCAGCCCGCATCGCAACCTGGTCACCCGGCGCGGCCTCGGCCGGATCGAGGCGGCGCTGCAGGGCGCGCGCAGCGCCTTCGCCCAGGCCGAGCGTGCCGGTGAGCGCGGCGCCATGGGCCATGCCGCCCGCGACATCCGCTATTGGCAGGCGCGCCGCGCCGGCGCCGAGCTCGTCGAGCCCGGCCCGGACGACGGCGAGGTCCGCTTCGGCATGGCCGTCACGCTGCGCTATCCCGACGGCCGCAGCCGGCGCTGGCGCATCGTCGGCGAGGACGAGGCCGATGCGGGCGAGGGCCGCATCAGCCATGTCGCGCCCCTCGCCCGGGCGCTCTACGGCAAGGGCGTGGGCGACGCCGTGACGATCGGTGCCGGCGAGGCGGAGATCGAGGCGATCGACGCCGTGCCGGAAGCGCCTTGA
- a CDS encoding DUF1304 domain-containing protein: MSTLGNVLVAVIVMLHLWFLVLEMFLWTKPIGLGTFGQSAEQAEASAALAGSQGLYNGFLAAGLILALSLHDAATSLHLKVFFLVCILIAGVYGGVAIKGRIFLIQGLPALVALLSFWLG, encoded by the coding sequence GTGAGCACGCTTGGCAACGTCCTGGTCGCCGTGATCGTGATGCTGCACCTGTGGTTCCTGGTGCTGGAGATGTTCCTGTGGACCAAGCCGATCGGCCTCGGCACCTTCGGCCAGAGCGCCGAGCAGGCGGAGGCCTCGGCCGCGCTCGCCGGCAGCCAGGGCCTCTACAACGGCTTCCTCGCCGCCGGCCTGATCCTGGCGCTGAGCCTGCACGATGCGGCGACCTCGCTGCACCTGAAAGTGTTCTTCCTGGTCTGCATCCTCATCGCCGGCGTCTATGGCGGCGTCGCGATCAAGGGCCGGATCTTCCTGATCCAGGGCCTGCCGGCGCTGGTTGCCCTGCTCAGCTTCTGGCTGGGATAG
- a CDS encoding anti-sigma factor family protein — protein sequence MARDETGPHDAGLVAYLDGALTPQERAELEGRLADDGTLRARLDLLARGDRPFRAAFDAVAAAAPRARLEAMLAEALQPQAALAPAAAIRATLRRPWFAVRPAALAAGLALFALGVGAGRYAPAEWWPSFGTASEQDSPEAWRSTAADYLALTTSQTLLAMPRDQALIRSDLAVVGKKLGLDLSPDRVELTKLALMRVDLYHFRNAPLVQITYFDPENGPVALCILGRKQAPEAPESERRNGMNIAYWSSGDHAFMLVGRAPDEVLAPLATQLAQRLS from the coding sequence ATGGCACGGGATGAAACGGGTCCGCACGACGCCGGTCTCGTCGCCTATCTCGACGGCGCGCTGACGCCGCAGGAGCGTGCTGAGCTGGAGGGGCGCCTGGCGGACGACGGGACGCTGCGCGCCCGGCTCGACCTGCTGGCGCGCGGCGACCGGCCGTTCCGCGCGGCCTTCGACGCCGTTGCCGCCGCCGCGCCCCGCGCCCGCCTGGAGGCGATGCTGGCCGAGGCGCTCCAGCCCCAGGCGGCTCTGGCCCCGGCGGCGGCCATCCGGGCGACGCTCCGGCGCCCCTGGTTCGCCGTCCGGCCCGCGGCCCTGGCCGCCGGCCTCGCCCTGTTCGCGCTCGGGGTCGGCGCCGGCCGTTACGCCCCGGCCGAGTGGTGGCCGAGCTTCGGCACGGCCAGCGAGCAGGACAGCCCCGAGGCCTGGCGCAGCACGGCGGCCGATTATCTCGCCCTCACCACCTCCCAGACCCTGCTGGCCATGCCGCGCGACCAGGCGCTGATCCGCAGCGATCTCGCCGTGGTCGGCAAGAAGCTCGGCCTCGACCTCTCGCCCGACCGGGTGGAGCTGACCAAGCTCGCGCTGATGCGGGTCGACCTCTACCATTTCCGCAATGCGCCGCTGGTGCAGATCACCTATTTCGACCCGGAGAACGGCCCGGTCGCCCTCTGCATCCTCGGCCGCAAGCAGGCGCCGGAGGCCCCGGAATCCGAGCGCCGGAACGGCATGAACATCGCCTACTGGTCGAGCGGCGACCACGCCTTCATGCTGGTCGGCCGCGCCCCGGACGAGGTGCTCGCCCCGCTGGCGACGCAGCTCGCGCAGCGGCTGTCCTGA
- a CDS encoding ferredoxin — MQLQALSALAARAGLALRGAFHPGAGDLVPVEPGGAPPGTLVLLGWIGGRQWPAFAASPEAADGAPDPLDRWSRRVIDALAAEVDATALYPFGGPPWHPFQRWAMRAEPVSPSPLGILIHPDWGLWHSYRGALAFAGRLDVAPPSARASPCVSCAAKPCLSACPVGAFMPAGYDVAACAAHAGAPAGTECRERGCLARRACPVAADMAYGGGQAAFHMRAFLHGKL; from the coding sequence GTGCAGCTCCAGGCCCTCTCCGCACTCGCCGCGCGCGCCGGCCTCGCCCTGCGCGGCGCCTTCCACCCCGGTGCGGGCGATCTGGTCCCTGTCGAGCCCGGCGGCGCCCCGCCCGGCACCCTGGTCCTGCTCGGCTGGATCGGTGGCCGGCAATGGCCGGCCTTCGCCGCCTCGCCCGAGGCCGCGGACGGCGCCCCCGATCCGCTCGACCGCTGGTCACGCCGGGTGATCGATGCGCTCGCCGCCGAGGTCGATGCGACGGCGCTCTATCCCTTCGGGGGGCCGCCCTGGCATCCCTTCCAGCGTTGGGCCATGCGAGCGGAGCCGGTCTCGCCCTCGCCCCTCGGCATCCTGATCCATCCCGACTGGGGCCTCTGGCACAGCTATCGCGGCGCGCTCGCCTTCGCCGGGCGGCTCGATGTGGCGCCGCCTTCCGCCCGTGCCAGCCCCTGCGTGAGCTGCGCGGCGAAGCCCTGCCTGTCGGCCTGCCCGGTCGGCGCCTTCATGCCGGCCGGCTACGACGTCGCCGCCTGCGCCGCCCATGCCGGCGCGCCGGCTGGGACCGAATGCCGCGAGCGCGGCTGCCTCGCGCGCCGGGCTTGCCCGGTGGCGGCGGATATGGCGTATGGGGGCGGGCAGGCCGCCTTCCACATGCGGGCGTTCCTGCACGGCAAGCTCTGA
- the tal gene encoding transaldolase, whose product MASKLAQLRAMTTVVADTGDIDAIRTLKPIDCTTNPTLILKAVEMPSHADIVDEAIGWGRKQSGSSAAVTAAVADRLAVAFGSELSKLVPGRVSTEVDADLSFNTKATLDKARSIIAAYAARGIPREKILIKIASTWEGIRAAEVLQKEGVDCNLTLLFSLVQAMACAEVGVHLISPFVGRILDWHVKNEGRKFEPEEDPGVISVRGIYAAYKSKGIKTIVMGASFRSTGEVEALAGCDNLTISPALLTELDKDEGALVRRLSPDDYGTVPALPKTDEVSFRWAMNEDPMATEKLAEGIRGFAKDLGKLRTLIAQRLEEAAKAA is encoded by the coding sequence ATGGCTTCGAAACTCGCACAATTGCGCGCCATGACCACGGTGGTCGCCGACACCGGCGACATCGATGCGATCCGCACCCTGAAGCCGATCGACTGCACCACCAACCCGACCCTGATTCTCAAGGCGGTGGAGATGCCGAGCCACGCTGACATCGTCGACGAGGCGATCGGCTGGGGCCGCAAGCAGTCGGGCAGCAGCGCGGCCGTGACCGCCGCGGTGGCCGACCGGCTCGCCGTCGCCTTCGGCTCGGAGCTCTCCAAGCTGGTGCCCGGCCGGGTCTCCACCGAGGTCGACGCCGACCTGTCCTTCAACACCAAGGCGACGCTGGACAAGGCGCGCTCGATCATCGCCGCCTATGCCGCCCGCGGCATCCCGCGCGAGAAGATCCTGATCAAGATCGCCTCCACCTGGGAGGGCATCCGGGCCGCCGAGGTGCTGCAGAAGGAAGGCGTCGACTGCAACCTGACGCTGCTGTTCTCGCTGGTCCAGGCCATGGCCTGCGCCGAGGTCGGCGTCCACCTGATCTCGCCCTTCGTCGGCCGCATCCTCGACTGGCACGTCAAGAACGAAGGCCGCAAGTTCGAGCCGGAGGAGGACCCGGGCGTCATCTCCGTGCGCGGCATCTATGCGGCCTACAAGTCGAAGGGCATCAAGACCATCGTCATGGGCGCCTCCTTCCGCTCCACCGGCGAGGTCGAGGCCCTGGCGGGCTGCGACAATCTCACCATCTCGCCGGCGCTGCTCACCGAGCTCGACAAGGACGAGGGCGCGCTGGTGCGCCGCCTGTCGCCGGACGATTACGGCACCGTGCCGGCCCTGCCGAAGACCGACGAGGTCTCTTTCCGCTGGGCGATGAACGAGGACCCCATGGCGACCGAGAAGCTCGCCGAGGGCATTCGCGGCTTCGCCAAGGACCTCGGCAAGCTGCGCACCCTGATCGCCCAGCGCCTGGAGGAGGCGGCCAAGGCCGCCTGA
- the preA gene encoding NAD-dependent dihydropyrimidine dehydrogenase subunit PreA produces the protein MADLRVDFVGIKAPNPFWLASAPPTDKEYNVVRAFKAGWGGVVWKTLGEAGPPVVNVNGPRYGAWHSQDRRVMGFNNIELITDRPLEVNLREIKQVKRDWPDRALVVSLMVPCEEQAWKAILPVVEDTGADGIELNFGCPHGMSERGMGSAVGQVPEYVEMVARWCKQNTRMPVIVKLTPNITDVRKPAEAARRGGADAVSLINTINSIVSVDIDSMRPTPNTDGYGTHGGYCGPAVKPIALSMVSEIARAPATHGMPISGIGGIETWRDAAEYMALGCGTVQVCTAAMVYGFKVVEEMKTGLSNWMDEKGYTSVEEIVGRAIPRVTDWQHLNLDYVVKAHIDQDLCIKCGRCHIACEDTSHQAIFAEKDGRRHFEVNEAECVGCNLCAVVCPIENCITMLPMVSGVDPRTGRTIGGHMTWKEHPNNPAVFNKAKVAEPAE, from the coding sequence ATGGCCGATCTTCGCGTCGACTTCGTCGGCATCAAGGCGCCGAACCCGTTCTGGCTTGCCTCCGCGCCGCCGACGGACAAGGAATACAACGTCGTCCGCGCCTTCAAGGCCGGCTGGGGCGGTGTGGTCTGGAAGACGCTGGGCGAGGCGGGGCCGCCCGTCGTCAACGTCAACGGCCCACGCTACGGCGCCTGGCACTCCCAGGACCGGCGCGTCATGGGCTTCAACAACATCGAGCTGATCACCGACCGGCCGCTCGAGGTCAACCTGCGCGAGATCAAGCAGGTCAAGCGCGACTGGCCGGACCGGGCCCTGGTCGTGTCGCTGATGGTGCCCTGCGAGGAGCAGGCCTGGAAGGCGATCCTGCCCGTGGTCGAGGACACCGGCGCCGACGGCATCGAGCTCAATTTCGGCTGCCCGCATGGCATGTCGGAGCGCGGCATGGGCTCGGCGGTCGGCCAGGTGCCCGAATATGTCGAGATGGTCGCGCGCTGGTGCAAGCAGAACACCCGCATGCCGGTCATCGTCAAGCTCACCCCCAACATCACCGATGTGCGCAAGCCGGCCGAGGCGGCCAGGCGCGGCGGCGCCGATGCGGTGTCACTGATCAACACCATCAACTCCATCGTCTCCGTCGACATCGACAGCATGCGCCCGACGCCGAATACCGACGGCTACGGCACCCATGGCGGCTATTGCGGCCCGGCGGTGAAGCCGATCGCGCTCAGCATGGTCTCCGAGATCGCCCGCGCCCCGGCGACGCACGGCATGCCGATCTCCGGCATCGGCGGCATCGAGACCTGGCGCGACGCCGCCGAATACATGGCGCTCGGCTGCGGCACCGTGCAGGTCTGCACTGCCGCCATGGTCTATGGCTTCAAGGTCGTCGAGGAGATGAAGACCGGCCTCTCCAACTGGATGGACGAGAAGGGTTACACCTCGGTCGAGGAGATCGTCGGCCGCGCCATCCCGCGCGTCACCGACTGGCAGCACCTCAACCTCGACTATGTCGTCAAGGCCCATATCGACCAGGACCTCTGCATCAAGTGCGGCCGCTGCCACATCGCCTGCGAGGACACCTCGCACCAGGCGATCTTCGCGGAGAAGGACGGCAGGCGCCATTTCGAGGTCAACGAGGCCGAATGCGTCGGCTGCAACCTCTGCGCCGTGGTCTGTCCGATCGAGAACTGCATCACCATGCTGCCGATGGTGTCGGGCGTCGACCCCCGCACCGGCCGCACCATCGGCGGCCATATGACCTGGAAGGAGCACCCCAACAACCCGGCGGTGTTCAACAAGGCCAAGGTGGCCGAGCCGGCGGAGTAG